One stretch of Desulfurobacterium atlanticum DNA includes these proteins:
- a CDS encoding DUF5689 domain-containing protein, with translation MAVFKKSRLLLVVLSASCLLAGAGCSNGVNNEANNETKYGEAFFTHFADIHLTNDTEVADVFGGTIPPVTTMKKAVAEVLSMEPEVVVDTGDIVALADSHDLDTDERWFKLVESTIYNPIVDSGIPFLFAPGNHDQAGIKVNDIDKDDPRYGNGLIFEYIDKDKDTTYYSYDKGNYHFVMLDPEEIPETGYRAVRLPQEQLDWLKEDLEANKDKFIIIAYHQPLGSWEDESYSAFMDIIKPYKGHIAIVAGHTHDNRVIYRDGIPEYQDGAPCGDWWQTGKTPDGNPIGYAVYYIKDGEINRFYKGIGKTKQINLLNPVDVVINEPVAAEFNVYYENKTVEDVCYTIDNGTPVCFDVKPVVTPKITWYHVTGTITPTVIDNRNHDVEISVRTSDGEFYNRTIVYKFSDNPEMKISEITDDTNFEYYYGRFVTVNATVVTTAYDGNLLTIKDDTGSIVVWAGDCHHPEFSPGDMIKMRAQVTQFRGTKELKLVSADDVTIYGHQDIASQVTVLNSIAEAYEDYDSLENTIVQATGVVTAKFGNLVFIQDDSEGIAVWLGEASEVADKLSVGSNVTVSGELTKYNGMVEIVPVNADNVTINGESEVPSPKEITLDEVMDNLGTLVKISNVTVSDVSSSSVTISDGANTLTIYDKAGLGISSLVNVGDVVNVTGVIGYYIDKPEIFPRTNSDIEIVSTSSENETVTDNTTSVIVLDSIKEAYDNYSELEGKDIQVSGVVTADFGNLIFVQDDTQGIAVYSNIPDDVTVGSLVTISGTLTSYSGMVEIKPDSETDFTITGEGDLPEPAEASIQNIESYAGMLVKLTNVTIENVSSSSVTVTDGVNTLTVYCGKAGFDPSTFVNAGDTIDVVGVVGYYNDTPQIYPTAETDIIVK, from the coding sequence ATGGCTGTCTTTAAAAAAAGCAGATTATTATTGGTTGTGCTTTCTGCTTCTTGTCTTCTGGCAGGTGCTGGTTGTAGTAATGGTGTAAATAATGAAGCGAACAATGAAACAAAGTACGGAGAAGCGTTTTTCACTCACTTTGCCGATATTCACCTAACAAACGACACAGAAGTTGCTGATGTTTTCGGAGGAACAATTCCCCCTGTGACAACAATGAAAAAAGCAGTAGCAGAAGTTCTTTCTATGGAGCCGGAGGTTGTCGTTGACACAGGTGATATAGTTGCTCTTGCTGATAGCCATGATCTTGATACAGATGAAAGATGGTTTAAACTTGTTGAATCAACCATTTATAATCCAATTGTTGATTCTGGAATTCCTTTTCTCTTTGCTCCGGGAAATCATGATCAGGCAGGTATAAAAGTTAACGATATTGATAAAGATGATCCAAGATATGGAAACGGCTTAATTTTTGAGTATATAGATAAGGATAAAGATACAACTTATTATTCTTACGATAAAGGCAACTATCACTTTGTAATGCTTGATCCTGAAGAGATTCCTGAAACAGGATACAGGGCAGTTAGGCTTCCACAGGAGCAGCTTGATTGGCTTAAAGAGGATCTTGAAGCAAATAAAGACAAATTTATTATTATTGCATATCATCAGCCACTTGGTTCATGGGAAGATGAAAGTTATTCTGCTTTTATGGATATAATCAAGCCTTATAAGGGTCACATAGCAATAGTAGCGGGGCATACTCATGATAATAGAGTTATCTATAGAGACGGTATTCCCGAATATCAGGATGGTGCACCGTGCGGTGATTGGTGGCAGACTGGAAAGACACCTGACGGAAACCCAATAGGTTATGCAGTTTACTACATTAAAGATGGTGAGATAAACAGGTTTTATAAAGGTATAGGCAAAACGAAACAGATAAATCTTTTAAATCCTGTGGATGTTGTAATAAATGAACCTGTGGCTGCAGAATTCAATGTTTATTATGAGAATAAAACAGTTGAAGATGTTTGTTACACGATAGATAACGGAACACCTGTTTGCTTTGATGTAAAACCAGTAGTTACTCCGAAAATTACATGGTATCACGTGACAGGAACTATTACGCCTACAGTTATAGACAATAGAAACCATGATGTTGAAATATCTGTAAGAACTTCAGATGGTGAATTTTATAATAGAACGATTGTGTATAAGTTTTCAGATAACCCTGAAATGAAAATCTCAGAAATTACAGATGACACAAATTTTGAATATTACTACGGTCGTTTTGTTACAGTAAATGCAACAGTTGTTACTACAGCTTATGATGGAAATCTTCTTACAATTAAGGATGATACAGGCTCAATAGTTGTATGGGCTGGAGATTGTCATCATCCTGAATTCTCTCCCGGTGATATGATAAAAATGAGAGCTCAGGTTACCCAATTTAGAGGAACAAAAGAGCTAAAACTTGTAAGTGCTGATGATGTAACTATTTACGGTCATCAGGATATTGCATCACAGGTAACTGTATTAAACTCTATTGCTGAAGCTTATGAAGATTACGATTCTTTGGAGAATACTATTGTTCAGGCTACAGGTGTTGTAACTGCAAAATTTGGAAACCTTGTTTTCATTCAGGATGATTCTGAAGGTATTGCTGTGTGGCTTGGGGAAGCTTCCGAAGTTGCTGATAAACTTTCTGTTGGCTCAAATGTAACAGTAAGTGGAGAGTTGACAAAGTATAACGGTATGGTTGAAATAGTTCCAGTTAACGCAGATAATGTAACTATCAACGGAGAAAGTGAAGTTCCATCTCCAAAGGAAATTACACTTGATGAAGTTATGGATAATCTTGGAACTCTTGTGAAAATTTCAAATGTTACAGTTAGTGATGTATCTTCTTCAAGTGTAACCATAAGTGATGGAGCGAATACTCTTACAATTTACGATAAGGCTGGACTTGGAATTTCTTCTCTGGTAAATGTGGGTGATGTTGTTAATGTTACAGGTGTTATCGGATACTATATTGATAAACCGGAAATCTTTCCACGTACTAATTCAGATATAGAAATTGTTTCTACCTCTTCTGAAAATGAAACAGTTACAGATAACACAACTTCTGTAATTGTTCTTGACTCTATTAAGGAAGCTTATGACAACTATTCTGAACTTGAAGGAAAAGATATTCAGGTATCCGGTGTTGTGACTGCTGATTTTGGTAATCTCATCTTTGTTCAGGATGATACTCAAGGAATAGCTGTTTATTCAAATATTCCTGATGACGTAACCGTTGGTTCTCTTGTAACTATTAGTGGAACGTTAACTTCTTACAGTGGGATGGTTGAAATAAAGCCAGATTCTGAAACAGATTTTACTATTACAGGAGAAGGAGATTTACCAGAACCTGCTGAAGCATCTATTCAAAATATAGAAAGCTATGCTGGAATGCTTGTTAAACTTACCAATGTAACAATTGAGAATGTATCTTCCTCAAGTGTAACTGTAACTGATGGAGTTAATACTTTAACTGTTTATTGTGGAAAAGCAGGATTTGACCCATCTACATTTGTAAATGCTGGAGATACTATTGATGTTGTTGGAGTAGTGGGATATTATAACGATACTCCTCAAATCTATCCAACTGCTGAAACAGATATCATTGTGAAATAA